Proteins found in one Vespula pensylvanica isolate Volc-1 chromosome 10, ASM1446617v1, whole genome shotgun sequence genomic segment:
- the LOC122632489 gene encoding protein MON2 homolog isoform X1, with protein MMANTLVANSQDNTSKFLESLQADLKVLASESKKKYPQIKESCEEGITKIRTAMSTPGGPIYYIVNQILYPLVQGCESKDIKIIKFCLGIMQRLITQQAIDQKGARYITDTLWMLMETGTEEVKVLQTVTLLLTSNTIVHGDTLARNLVLCFRLHFTKDCTTINTAGATVRQLVSLVFERVVAEDEQMLDHPEVEEVNLEELKTPTNQAPKGLGPCAADAYLMFQDLVQLVNADQPYWLIGITEMTRTFGLELLESVLTNFSSVFFKHPEFSFLLKERVCALVIKLFSPNIKYRNSVPASIQQATPLDKPYFPISMRLLRVVSILIQKYHSLLVTECEIFLSLIVKFLDPDKPTWQRALALEVLHKMTVQADLLTNFCECYDLKPHATNIFQDIVNSLGAYVHSLFVNPQMIGQTGTATNTPIPQGTGSPIFTGMPVGPGISPQPGFYSRGIWLPVVASFTSGHTKSIYLEMLDKVEPPQIPIGYGISVAYACLLDIIRSIALAINGTREENAESHYKPTEFEQKLHVQLITSSWCGLLAALSPLIDASTDESATENVLKAIQTYAALCGQLDLQSPRDAYITAICKGSLPPHYALTVLYNAPQGIPCARTQESNQYNLSMGEPDHRHQVVAVGTPLPTASLPVGAHQGPVMLTAKNLQCMRALLSLAHCHGSILGSAWHLVLTTLQHLVWILGLKPSTGGSLKAGRSAADPNAVLTNAVMADLPVLSAMLSRLFESSQHLDDVALHHLIDALCKLSHEAMELAYSNREPSLFAVAKLLETGLVNLSRVEVLWRPLTNHLLEVCQHPHIRMREWGVEAITYLVKMALQYKYPQPLRDNQKLQTLLLGPLSELSSVHHGDVRQRQLECVLQILHGAGETLFHGWPLVLDIIGAVSDHHGEALVRIAFQCLQLVVTDFLPVMPWRCLPQCVDTAAKFGSQTQELNISLTAVGLMWNISDYFYQNQEKLCISLRGDSSSVFPDFPGTTNIPPFDKLWMCLYARLGDLCVDSRPAVRKSASQTLFSTISAHGSLLHQPTWQAVLWQVLFPLLGKVRSLSNSASNEKVDTGGNILIHHSRNTAQKQWAETQVLTLSGVARVFNTKRQLLQLLGDFPRAWSLLLEFIENSALSKNNEVSLAALKSFQEILYLQKGCDNNEITHSADSEALWIVAWRVWLNIGTESTTPPQENETEPYVPSQAFLTALVHIFPAVFQHIRKKFTGTDLDKLCVVLKNVVAVPVHGESTPYILPTVPDVVLTHLQDGVLHSMELLQKEALNGPENLRTMIVLIFLQLLSFSKLACEAPTYGRIPTKHISQIRGVSADWVIMNYVPFGEKALSMVVNLYQKTAHEMAVIDGQVLKHIIEALHVPLSMKYACPSSTTWKLAVTSLLAVLHTGLPLARKYPEHFQSMWPELASTLDDFLFPKSVINVERGAEEIQADEAVDCQVMELLRDEVLPHSQYIPHQFILRVVMLLNKGSIHSATTVNIESSGEAKLREEFAKTCFETLLQFSLLDGLNNELEPDSNKTLENDEGGVAGRLAVTALLHRFQEVLRRFIENERRSGKCPLPRYRLSEISFVLKAVATLVISLKKAPPNKVDRSVWEQLIGLYPCLVECTIASASGQVTRSLREALLQYHDLLKPPLNNTPTSTGV; from the exons ATGATGGCAAATACACTCGTCGCAAATAGTCAAGATAATACCTCGAAATTCTTAGAATCCCTTCAAGCCGACTTGAAGGTTCTTGCTTctgaaagtaagaaaaagtatCCTCAAATAAAAGAG TCATGTGAGGAaggaataacaaaaataaggACTGCTATGAGTACACCAGGAGGtccaatatattatattgtaaatcaAATCTTATATCCTTTAGTTCAAGGTTGTGAaagtaaagatataaaaatcattaaa TTTTGTTTAGGTATAATGCAACGATTAATAACTCAGCAAGCTATAGATCAGAAAGGTGCTCGTTATATTACAGATACATTATGGATGCTTATGGAAACAGGAACTGAAGAAGTTAAAGTTTTACAGACTGTAACTCTTCTCCTTACGAGTAATACTATTGTCCATGGAGATACACTTGCAAGG AATCTGGTTCTTTGCTTTAGATTGCATTTTACCAAGGATTGTACAACAATAAACACAGCAGGTGCAACAGTAAGACAACTGGTATCATTAGTATTTGAACGAGTAGTTGCAGAAGATGAACAGATGCTTGATCATCCAGAAGTTGAAGAAGTTAATTTAGAGGAATTGAAAACTCCAACGAATCAAGCACCGAAAGGTCTTGGGCCTTGTGCTGCTGATGCATATTTAATGTTTCag GATTTAGTACAATTGGTAAATGCTGATCAACCATATTGGCTCATAGGTATTACTGAAATGACAAGAACATTTGGTTTAGAATTACTAGAATCTGTTTTAACCAACTTTTCATCTGTATTTTTTaag cATCCTGAATTTAGTTTCTTACTAAAAGAAAGAGTGTGTGCACTTgtaataaaactattttctCCCAATATCAAATATCGTAATTCTGTGCCAGCTTCAATACAACAAGCAACGCCACTCGATAAACCGTATTTTCCGATCAGTATGCGTTTATTGAGAGTTGTGTCTATCCTTATACAAAAGTACCATTCTCTCTTg gtAACAGAGTGCGAGATATTCTTATctttaattgttaaatttttggATCCAGACAAGCCTACTTGGCAAAGAGCTTTAGCATTGGAAGTATTGCATAAAATGACCGTACAAGCTGatcttttaacaaatttttgtgAATGCTATGATTTGAAACCACATGCAACAAATATCTTTCAGGATATTGTAAATAGTTTAGGTGCCTATGTACATAGTCTGTTTGTTAATCCTCAAATGATAGGTCAAACTGGAACAG caaCAAATACACCAATACCACAAGGTACTGGCTCTCCAATCTTCACAGGTATGCCTGTTGGTCCTGGTATATCTCCACAACCTGGATTTTATTCACGTGGTATTTGGTTACCAGTAGTAGCATCATTTACAAGTGGACATACCAAATCTATTTA TTTGGAAATGCTTGATAAAGTTGAACCACCACAAATACCAATTGGTTATGGAATTAGTGTAGCTTATGCATGTCTATTAGATATAATACGATCGATTGCTCTTGCAATTAATGgcacaagagaagaaaatgctGAAAGTCATTATAAACCGACTGAATTTGAACAAAAATTGCATGTACAACTGATCACTTCCAGTTGGTGTGGTTTACTGGCAGCATTAAGTCCATTGATCGATGCAAG TACTGATGAATCTGCTacagaaaatgttttaaaagcAATTCAAACATATGCAGCTCTATGTGGTCAACTGGATTTGCAAAGTCCTCGTGATGCATATATTACTGCAATATGTAAAGGTTCTTTACCACCTCATTATGCCTTAACAGTACTGTATAATGCACCTCAAGGTATACCATGTGCACGCACACAAGAATCgaatcaatataatttatctatgGGTGAGCCAGATCATCGACATCAAGTTGTTGCTGTTGGAACTCCTTTACCAACAGCTTCTTTACCTGTTG GTGCACATCAAGGCCCTGTTATGTTAACTGCAAAAAATCTTCAATGTATGCGTGCATTATTGTCACTGGCACATTGTCATGGCAGTATACTTGGTAGTGCTTGGCATTTAGTACTAACCACTCTTCAACATCTTGTTTGGATACTTGGTTTGAAACCATCTACTGGTGGATCTTTGAAAGCTGGAAGATCTGCTGCTGATCCCAATGCAGTATTAACTAATGCTGTAATGGCAGATCTACCTGTACTTAGTGCTATGTTAAGCAGATTATTTGAAAGTAGTCAGCATCTTGATGATGTGGCTTTACACCATTTAATAGATGCTCTTTGTAAATTGAGTCACGAAGCAATGGAATTAGCATATTCAAATAGA GAACCATCACTTTTTGCTGTAGCTAAACTCTTAGAAACTGGTCTAGTAAATTTGTCACGTGTAGAAGTTTTATGGAGACCACTTACAAATCATTTATTAGAAGTATGTCAACATCCACATATTCGTATGAGAGAATGGGGTGTTGAAGCAATAACATACCTTGTCAAAATGGCATTACAATACAAATATCCACAACCATTGCGTGACAAccaa AAGTTGCAGACATTACTTTTAGGGCCATTGTCAGAATTATCTTCAGTGCATCATGGAGATGTCCGACAGCGACAATTAGAATGTGTCTTGCAAATACTTCACGGTGCTGGAGAAACACTTTTTCATGGTTGGCCACTAGTCCTTGATATCATAGGAGCAGTGTCTGATCATCATGG TGAAGCCTTAGTACGCATTGCTTTTCAATGTCTTCAACTAGTGGTAACTGATTTCTTACCAGTAATGCCATGGAGATGTCTCCCTCAATGTGTTGATACAGCAGCAAAGTTTGGATCACAAACAcaagaattaaatatatcactTACAGCTGTTGGCCTAATG tgGAATATAAGTGATTATTTCTACCAAAATCAAGAAAAACTATGTATCTCGTTACGTGGAGATTCATCATCTGTATTTCCTGATTTTCCTGGTACAACAAATATTCCACCATTTGATAAACTATGGATGTGTCTTTATGCAAGATTAG gTGATCTATGTGTGGATTCTCGTCCTGCCGTACGTAAATCAGCTAGTCaaactttattttctacaatttctGCACATGGTAGTCTTTTACATCAGCCAACATGGCAGGCAGTGCTTTGGCAAGTCCTCTTTCCATTATTAGGTAAAGTAAGAAGTTTATCTAATTCAGCAAGCAATGAAAAGGTCGATACTGGTGGAAATATACTTATTCATCACAGTAGAAATACAGCACAAAAACAATGGGCAGAAACACAG GTTTTGACATTAAGTGGTGTTGCAAGAGTTTTTAATACAAAACGCCAACTCCTACAATTATTAGGTGATTTTCCTAGAGCTTGGTCATTACTTCttgaatttatagaaaattctgCGTTGAGTAAAAATAACGAG GTATCCTTAGCAGcattaaaatcatttcaagaaattttatatttacaaaaaggatgtgataataatgaaataacgcATTCAGCTGATTCGGAAGCACTTTGGATAGTAGCATGGCGTGTTTGGCTTAATATCGGTACAGAAAGTACTACACCTCCgcaagaaaatgaaacggaACCTTATGTTCCTTCACAAGCTTTTTTGACTGCTCTTGTTCACATATTTCCGGCTGTCTTTCAacatattagaaaaaa ATTTACAGGGACTGACTTAGATAAATTATGtgttgtattaaaaaatgtagtCGCAGTTCCAGTACATGGCGAATCAACGCCTTACATTCTACCCACTGTACCAGATGTTGTTCTCACACATTTACAAGATGGTGTACTACATTCTATGGAGCTTCTTCAAAAG GAAGCGTTAAATGGACCTGAAAACCTGAGAACAATgatagttttaatatttcttcaattattAAGTTTCTCAAAGCTTGCTTGTGAAGCTCCTACTTATGGTAGAATACCAACTAAACACATCTCACAAATTAGAGGTGTATCT gcTGACTGGGTGATTATGAATTATGTTCCTTTTGGAGAAAAAGCATTATCCATGGTTGTAAACTTATATCAAAAGACTGCGCACGAAATGGCTGTAATTGATGGACAAGTATTAAAACACATAATAGAAGCTCTTCATGTGCCTCTCTCCATGAAATATGCATGCCCTTCTTCAACAACATGGAAGTTAGCTGTTACAAGTTTATTAGCTGTTTTGCATACCGGTTTACCATTAGCACGCAAATATCCGGAGCATTTTCAAAGCATGTGGCCTGAACTTGCAAGCACATTGGATGactttttatttccaaaaag tgTAATAAATGTAGAACGTGGAGCTGAAGAAATTCAAGCAGATGAAGCAGTCGATTGTCAAGTAATGGAGTTACTTAGAGATGAAGTATTACCACATTCACAGTACATACCTCACCAATTTATTTTGCGAGTTGTTATGCTTCTAAATAAAGGATCTATACACTCTGCAACTACAGTGAATATTG AAAGTAGCGGCGAAGCGAAGTTAAGAGAAGAATTTGCAAAGACATGTTTTGAAACATTattgcaattttctttattggATGGATTGAATAACGAATTAGAGCCAGATTCTAATAAAACTTTGGAAAATGATGAAGGCGGAGTCGCGGGTCGTTTAGCAGTTACTGCACTTTTACATAGATTTCAAGAAGTTTTACGGagatttattgaaaatgaaaggCGCAGTGGAAAATGTCCATTACCTAG GTACAGATTATCTGAAATATCATTTGTTTTAAAGGCTGTTGCTACACTTGTAATATCACTTAAAAAAGCTCCCCCTAATAAAg TCGATCGATCCGTATGGGAACAATTAATCGGATTATACCCATGCTTGGTAGAATGTACAATTGCATCTGCTTCAGGTCAAGTAACTCGCTCTTTACGTGAAGCTTTATTACAATATCACGATTTGTTAAAACCACCTTTAAATAATACCCCAACTTCAACTGGTGTTTGA
- the LOC122632489 gene encoding protein MON2 homolog isoform X2, with translation MMANTLVANSQDNTSKFLESLQADLKVLASESKKKYPQIKESCEEGITKIRTAMSTPGGPIYYIVNQILYPLVQGCESKDIKIIKFCLGIMQRLITQQAIDQKGARYITDTLWMLMETGTEEVKVLQTVTLLLTSNTIVHGDTLARNLVLCFRLHFTKDCTTINTAGATVRQLVSLVFERVVAEDEQMLDHPEVEEVNLEELKTPTNQAPKGLGPCAADAYLMFQDLVQLVNADQPYWLIGITEMTRTFGLELLESVLTNFSSVFFKHPEFSFLLKERVCALVIKLFSPNIKYRNSVPASIQQATPLDKPYFPISMRLLRVVSILIQKYHSLLVTECEIFLSLIVKFLDPDKPTWQRALALEVLHKMTVQADLLTNFCECYDLKPHATNIFQDIVNSLGAYVHSLFVNPQMIGQTGTATNTPIPQGTGSPIFTGMPVGPGISPQPGFYSRGIWLPVVASFTSGHTKSIYLEMLDKVEPPQIPIGYGISVAYACLLDIIRSIALAINGTREENAESHYKPTEFEQKLHVQLITSSWCGLLAALSPLIDASTDESATENVLKAIQTYAALCGQLDLQSPRDAYITAICKGSLPPHYALTVLYNAPQGIPCARTQESNQYNLSMGEPDHRHQVVAVGTPLPTASLPVGAHQGPVMLTAKNLQCMRALLSLAHCHGSILGSAWHLVLTTLQHLVWILGLKPSTGGSLKAGRSAADPNAVLTNAVMADLPVLSAMLSRLFESSQHLDDVALHHLIDALCKLSHEAMELAYSNREPSLFAVAKLLETGLVNLSRVEVLWRPLTNHLLEVCQHPHIRMREWGVEAITYLVKMALQYKYPQPLRDNQKLQTLLLGPLSELSSVHHGDVRQRQLECVLQILHGAGETLFHGWPLVLDIIGAVSDHHGEALVRIAFQCLQLVVTDFLPVMPWRCLPQCVDTAAKFGSQTQELNISLTAVGLMWNISDYFYQNQEKLCISLRGDSSSVFPDFPGTTNIPPFDKLWMCLYARLGDLCVDSRPAVRKSASQTLFSTISAHGSLLHQPTWQAVLWQVLFPLLGKVRSLSNSASNEKVDTGGNILIHHSRNTAQKQWAETQVLTLSGVARVFNTKRQLLQLLGDFPRAWSLLLEFIENSALSKNNEVSLAALKSFQEILYLQKGCDNNEITHSADSEALWIVAWRVWLNIGTESTTPPQENETEPYVPSQAFLTALVHIFPAVFQHIRKKFTGTDLDKLCVVLKNVVAVPVHGESTPYILPTVPDVVLTHLQDGVLHSMELLQKEALNGPENLRTMIVLIFLQLLSFSKLACEAPTYGRIPTKHISQIRGVSADWVIMNYVPFGEKALSMVVNLYQKTAHEMAVIDGQVLKHIIEALHVPLSMKYACPSSTTWKLAVTSLLAVLHTGLPLARKYPEHFQSMWPELASTLDDFLFPKSVINVERGAEEIQADEAVDCQVMELLRDEVLPHSQYIPHQFILRVVMLLNKGSIHSATTVNIESSGEAKLREEFAKTCFETLLQFSLLDGLNNELEPDSNKTLENDEGGVAGRLAVTALLHRFQEVLRRFIENERRSGKCPLPRLSEISFVLKAVATLVISLKKAPPNKVDRSVWEQLIGLYPCLVECTIASASGQVTRSLREALLQYHDLLKPPLNNTPTSTGV, from the exons ATGATGGCAAATACACTCGTCGCAAATAGTCAAGATAATACCTCGAAATTCTTAGAATCCCTTCAAGCCGACTTGAAGGTTCTTGCTTctgaaagtaagaaaaagtatCCTCAAATAAAAGAG TCATGTGAGGAaggaataacaaaaataaggACTGCTATGAGTACACCAGGAGGtccaatatattatattgtaaatcaAATCTTATATCCTTTAGTTCAAGGTTGTGAaagtaaagatataaaaatcattaaa TTTTGTTTAGGTATAATGCAACGATTAATAACTCAGCAAGCTATAGATCAGAAAGGTGCTCGTTATATTACAGATACATTATGGATGCTTATGGAAACAGGAACTGAAGAAGTTAAAGTTTTACAGACTGTAACTCTTCTCCTTACGAGTAATACTATTGTCCATGGAGATACACTTGCAAGG AATCTGGTTCTTTGCTTTAGATTGCATTTTACCAAGGATTGTACAACAATAAACACAGCAGGTGCAACAGTAAGACAACTGGTATCATTAGTATTTGAACGAGTAGTTGCAGAAGATGAACAGATGCTTGATCATCCAGAAGTTGAAGAAGTTAATTTAGAGGAATTGAAAACTCCAACGAATCAAGCACCGAAAGGTCTTGGGCCTTGTGCTGCTGATGCATATTTAATGTTTCag GATTTAGTACAATTGGTAAATGCTGATCAACCATATTGGCTCATAGGTATTACTGAAATGACAAGAACATTTGGTTTAGAATTACTAGAATCTGTTTTAACCAACTTTTCATCTGTATTTTTTaag cATCCTGAATTTAGTTTCTTACTAAAAGAAAGAGTGTGTGCACTTgtaataaaactattttctCCCAATATCAAATATCGTAATTCTGTGCCAGCTTCAATACAACAAGCAACGCCACTCGATAAACCGTATTTTCCGATCAGTATGCGTTTATTGAGAGTTGTGTCTATCCTTATACAAAAGTACCATTCTCTCTTg gtAACAGAGTGCGAGATATTCTTATctttaattgttaaatttttggATCCAGACAAGCCTACTTGGCAAAGAGCTTTAGCATTGGAAGTATTGCATAAAATGACCGTACAAGCTGatcttttaacaaatttttgtgAATGCTATGATTTGAAACCACATGCAACAAATATCTTTCAGGATATTGTAAATAGTTTAGGTGCCTATGTACATAGTCTGTTTGTTAATCCTCAAATGATAGGTCAAACTGGAACAG caaCAAATACACCAATACCACAAGGTACTGGCTCTCCAATCTTCACAGGTATGCCTGTTGGTCCTGGTATATCTCCACAACCTGGATTTTATTCACGTGGTATTTGGTTACCAGTAGTAGCATCATTTACAAGTGGACATACCAAATCTATTTA TTTGGAAATGCTTGATAAAGTTGAACCACCACAAATACCAATTGGTTATGGAATTAGTGTAGCTTATGCATGTCTATTAGATATAATACGATCGATTGCTCTTGCAATTAATGgcacaagagaagaaaatgctGAAAGTCATTATAAACCGACTGAATTTGAACAAAAATTGCATGTACAACTGATCACTTCCAGTTGGTGTGGTTTACTGGCAGCATTAAGTCCATTGATCGATGCAAG TACTGATGAATCTGCTacagaaaatgttttaaaagcAATTCAAACATATGCAGCTCTATGTGGTCAACTGGATTTGCAAAGTCCTCGTGATGCATATATTACTGCAATATGTAAAGGTTCTTTACCACCTCATTATGCCTTAACAGTACTGTATAATGCACCTCAAGGTATACCATGTGCACGCACACAAGAATCgaatcaatataatttatctatgGGTGAGCCAGATCATCGACATCAAGTTGTTGCTGTTGGAACTCCTTTACCAACAGCTTCTTTACCTGTTG GTGCACATCAAGGCCCTGTTATGTTAACTGCAAAAAATCTTCAATGTATGCGTGCATTATTGTCACTGGCACATTGTCATGGCAGTATACTTGGTAGTGCTTGGCATTTAGTACTAACCACTCTTCAACATCTTGTTTGGATACTTGGTTTGAAACCATCTACTGGTGGATCTTTGAAAGCTGGAAGATCTGCTGCTGATCCCAATGCAGTATTAACTAATGCTGTAATGGCAGATCTACCTGTACTTAGTGCTATGTTAAGCAGATTATTTGAAAGTAGTCAGCATCTTGATGATGTGGCTTTACACCATTTAATAGATGCTCTTTGTAAATTGAGTCACGAAGCAATGGAATTAGCATATTCAAATAGA GAACCATCACTTTTTGCTGTAGCTAAACTCTTAGAAACTGGTCTAGTAAATTTGTCACGTGTAGAAGTTTTATGGAGACCACTTACAAATCATTTATTAGAAGTATGTCAACATCCACATATTCGTATGAGAGAATGGGGTGTTGAAGCAATAACATACCTTGTCAAAATGGCATTACAATACAAATATCCACAACCATTGCGTGACAAccaa AAGTTGCAGACATTACTTTTAGGGCCATTGTCAGAATTATCTTCAGTGCATCATGGAGATGTCCGACAGCGACAATTAGAATGTGTCTTGCAAATACTTCACGGTGCTGGAGAAACACTTTTTCATGGTTGGCCACTAGTCCTTGATATCATAGGAGCAGTGTCTGATCATCATGG TGAAGCCTTAGTACGCATTGCTTTTCAATGTCTTCAACTAGTGGTAACTGATTTCTTACCAGTAATGCCATGGAGATGTCTCCCTCAATGTGTTGATACAGCAGCAAAGTTTGGATCACAAACAcaagaattaaatatatcactTACAGCTGTTGGCCTAATG tgGAATATAAGTGATTATTTCTACCAAAATCAAGAAAAACTATGTATCTCGTTACGTGGAGATTCATCATCTGTATTTCCTGATTTTCCTGGTACAACAAATATTCCACCATTTGATAAACTATGGATGTGTCTTTATGCAAGATTAG gTGATCTATGTGTGGATTCTCGTCCTGCCGTACGTAAATCAGCTAGTCaaactttattttctacaatttctGCACATGGTAGTCTTTTACATCAGCCAACATGGCAGGCAGTGCTTTGGCAAGTCCTCTTTCCATTATTAGGTAAAGTAAGAAGTTTATCTAATTCAGCAAGCAATGAAAAGGTCGATACTGGTGGAAATATACTTATTCATCACAGTAGAAATACAGCACAAAAACAATGGGCAGAAACACAG GTTTTGACATTAAGTGGTGTTGCAAGAGTTTTTAATACAAAACGCCAACTCCTACAATTATTAGGTGATTTTCCTAGAGCTTGGTCATTACTTCttgaatttatagaaaattctgCGTTGAGTAAAAATAACGAG GTATCCTTAGCAGcattaaaatcatttcaagaaattttatatttacaaaaaggatgtgataataatgaaataacgcATTCAGCTGATTCGGAAGCACTTTGGATAGTAGCATGGCGTGTTTGGCTTAATATCGGTACAGAAAGTACTACACCTCCgcaagaaaatgaaacggaACCTTATGTTCCTTCACAAGCTTTTTTGACTGCTCTTGTTCACATATTTCCGGCTGTCTTTCAacatattagaaaaaa ATTTACAGGGACTGACTTAGATAAATTATGtgttgtattaaaaaatgtagtCGCAGTTCCAGTACATGGCGAATCAACGCCTTACATTCTACCCACTGTACCAGATGTTGTTCTCACACATTTACAAGATGGTGTACTACATTCTATGGAGCTTCTTCAAAAG GAAGCGTTAAATGGACCTGAAAACCTGAGAACAATgatagttttaatatttcttcaattattAAGTTTCTCAAAGCTTGCTTGTGAAGCTCCTACTTATGGTAGAATACCAACTAAACACATCTCACAAATTAGAGGTGTATCT gcTGACTGGGTGATTATGAATTATGTTCCTTTTGGAGAAAAAGCATTATCCATGGTTGTAAACTTATATCAAAAGACTGCGCACGAAATGGCTGTAATTGATGGACAAGTATTAAAACACATAATAGAAGCTCTTCATGTGCCTCTCTCCATGAAATATGCATGCCCTTCTTCAACAACATGGAAGTTAGCTGTTACAAGTTTATTAGCTGTTTTGCATACCGGTTTACCATTAGCACGCAAATATCCGGAGCATTTTCAAAGCATGTGGCCTGAACTTGCAAGCACATTGGATGactttttatttccaaaaag tgTAATAAATGTAGAACGTGGAGCTGAAGAAATTCAAGCAGATGAAGCAGTCGATTGTCAAGTAATGGAGTTACTTAGAGATGAAGTATTACCACATTCACAGTACATACCTCACCAATTTATTTTGCGAGTTGTTATGCTTCTAAATAAAGGATCTATACACTCTGCAACTACAGTGAATATTG AAAGTAGCGGCGAAGCGAAGTTAAGAGAAGAATTTGCAAAGACATGTTTTGAAACATTattgcaattttctttattggATGGATTGAATAACGAATTAGAGCCAGATTCTAATAAAACTTTGGAAAATGATGAAGGCGGAGTCGCGGGTCGTTTAGCAGTTACTGCACTTTTACATAGATTTCAAGAAGTTTTACGGagatttattgaaaatgaaaggCGCAGTGGAAAATGTCCATTACCTAG ATTATCTGAAATATCATTTGTTTTAAAGGCTGTTGCTACACTTGTAATATCACTTAAAAAAGCTCCCCCTAATAAAg TCGATCGATCCGTATGGGAACAATTAATCGGATTATACCCATGCTTGGTAGAATGTACAATTGCATCTGCTTCAGGTCAAGTAACTCGCTCTTTACGTGAAGCTTTATTACAATATCACGATTTGTTAAAACCACCTTTAAATAATACCCCAACTTCAACTGGTGTTTGA